In the Sorghum bicolor cultivar BTx623 chromosome 4, Sorghum_bicolor_NCBIv3, whole genome shotgun sequence genome, GGAAGGGTAATTTGAAGATGTGACATGAACAATCCAATCAgttgagaagaagaaaacatcACATACCGCCCATGCCATAGCAGTTAGGACAGCAACAAACATATGTCCACTATAGATAAGATCATTACAACCACCACTTGATTTCCTCAGCAAATGATACCATGAGGGCCCCTCTCCACTGCTTGGCCTCAAAAGGTCTACTAAGAAACTCATCAATCCCCAGTCAGGTTTATATTCATCAGGGTAATCTTGAAGAGTAGCTATAATCAGGAAGGATGAAAAGAAAATGAGCTCACACTGGTCTATCAAAGTAGCTATATTATACAGTTAACAGTAAGGATAATAAGCTGAATGTACTGACCATATGGAGTATCCTCTTTCATGACCCTCCAGATCATGTTTGGATCTGAAGCATAAGGAGCATAATATTTCTGTGCCCAAGGATGTGGATGGTCAGGTATTTGATATCGAGAATGGGCACACCAAGGTCGAGCAGACGGAAGAATCGTAGCAATAAATGTTATGGTCCGGAGCAAACGTCCAACTGCCATAGTGAACATGTACCTTGAGCCTATCCCGAGTCCAGGACCTTTGATGCAGTCAAACAATGCCGAAAATGCCAACATGATAAACAACATCAAGTAATGATGAAGAGTGATGATGCGAGCTTTCAGTAGATCAACCACTGTTTGGGGAAGTTTCCCACTCAATGCTAGAAGCATCCACTGGCCAGTGTCAGGAAGAGGAGCAGTCGATCTGTTATTAACAGTGAATCTCTATTAGTGTAGCTCTTTTCATAGTGAACTGTTCCAGTGCTTCAGATGAGCAGAATATTGATTGCACTGAAATATGTAGACTACACAGGGGAAGATGATAAAAAGAGAAACATGATTCCAGGTTGTCCAGCGACCCCAAGCGGCTACCTAGGCTCGTCAAAGTGCAAAGGAAAATTTTCTCTTTAAAGAGAATCACTGTATTTTTCAAAGTAAACATTTTTTGCATAGCGAGAATTGCTAAAAGTTTCTGGCTCTGCCACTGTAGGTTGGGGAGGAAATATTAAACCACTAATAGCTGACGTAAGAAAATGACCATGTGAAGGTTTAATGCATCATGCTATAAAGAAAACATTCAAGTTTCAACCCCAACAAACAAGAAAATATACAAAATCACTAGATGATGGAAACAGAATAATATCTTTAGTTCTTGTCTTCAGCTATGTATTTTTTACATCAAGGAATATAAAATTCCGGCCTCCAACATCCACGTATGAATGGGACAATGGGTACAGCCGCACATAATCCTTAACATTTAGACTATACTTTACCACAAGGCACAGGTTAATACAAATTTTAAGATACGAGATTAAGAAACTAGACTTAAGTCTGCACCTATGTATGTATACCATCAACTATTGTCATAGCACCTATGTATACGGCAGTGGATTTCACATTTTCACTGCCATAACAATGAACGTCCAAAATGTCAAGTTTTCCCGTGCTATTTCCTATGCCATACTTCTTCGAAATTTTCGATAAAAATAACAATGATTCAATATACGTAGTGAGAACTACATTCTGTGGTTAAAACACAACGTAAAGGTCAACAATCACACATTCGTATAGGAAAATTCGAAAATGTTCAAATATTTGGTCGATCGGTTTTGCATTGCATCAGTCACGAGAAAGGAACTGACCGGTGCCACCGGAGGCCGAGGACGGTGCTGACGAATCGGACGGAGATGGCCTCGCAGAGTAGTGCCGCGAGCATGAACGCTATGGTAGCGAAGAACCGCGGAGCGGCGCGGACCTCGGCGTCCCAGCGCCGGTAGAACGGCGCGCGCGCGGCGGTGGCGAGCGCCAGCGCTGCCCAGAGCGCCGGCCGCAGCCGCCCGTGCCAAACGGGGGACAGATGCCGCAGGTAGTCGACGCCCACGTACGCCGCGCCAGCCAGCGGCAGGCCGCCGCCCAACGCGACGGGGCGCCAGAGACCGCCTGACCCCCACCCCCGCCGCGGGGGCGCGGGCCTCTTCGGCTTCGGCTTCGCCATCTCCTGAAATTTTGGGGAGATCGAGCTTCTCCTGGGCTGCTGGCCATGTCGATTGGAAATTCAGAATTGATGATTGCTATAAATAGTCGCTGTGTAAATATAGCAGTCACACGTATCTCAAGCTGAACATCTTTTATAGTGAATAAATAGTGAATTTGGAATATTTTCTTTCACCAGCAAAAATGCTGGTGAGTTGCAACAGGACAAATGATTTATATTGTATGATGCTCGTACCAATAATAATAACTCCaaattgtttatttatttttttagcagaactatttatttttattggAGATTTGGATTTATTAATTGGGCTTGCTCCAATGCAACCTTCAAATAAATTCTACGGCCCGCCACCCTTGGCTCAACAACTGATACTGGGCTCACTTGCTTTACCGGGGTACGGCCAGAGAGGAGGTTACCACTTACGAGTTTGGGGTGAGTCCAAagagttcatcggcataggctgATCACGTCATGGAGGAAGTTACAAGTTGGGGGAAGGATTTAatatcttttttattatttttttaagaagttGTTTTAACAAGTTTTTGAAGgagtgtttttttatttttaccaAAATACACAAATAGAGTTTTCATTTACTAAGCTCCCGGAGTTGCTCTAAAGGAATATTCATATTGAGCCTGTTCACTAGTGTAAAAAGACATGACTGAAAATACGCTGATTTATCGTGAGAGAAAAACGCTATTGACTGGCAGAAAAAATATGaattataagacaagcgaacgaaTCCAAGTGATTTTGCTGAAGCACCATAAATGATTGTAACTCTGTTCTATTCTACTCCCCATA is a window encoding:
- the LOC8064245 gene encoding uncharacterized protein LOC8064245, which codes for MAKPKPKRPAPPRRGWGSGGLWRPVALGGGLPLAGAAYVGVDYLRHLSPVWHGRLRPALWAALALATAARAPFYRRWDAEVRAAPRFFATIAFMLAALLCEAISVRFVSTVLGLRWHRSTAPLPDTGQWMLLALSGKLPQTVVDLLKARIITLHHYLMLFIMLAFSALFDCIKGPGLGIGSRYMFTMAVGRLLRTITFIATILPSARPWCAHSRYQIPDHPHPWAQKYYAPYASDPNMIWRVMKEDTPYATLQDYPDEYKPDWGLMSFLVDLLRPSSGEGPSWYHLLRKSSGGCNDLIYSGHMFVAVLTAMAWAEAYGGWSSVVIWFLVIHSAQREVRERHHYSVDCIVAIYIGVLLWRMTGFLWSAMETNRSRRLAKLDEVQKRLFQAAKDSDVLEIRSLLNEVELAGQENKGFSQRIIFSFAAAVIVFTVLFVLLAFTLTNDG